In one Desulfoferula mesophila genomic region, the following are encoded:
- the ruvA gene encoding Holliday junction branch migration protein RuvA, producing the protein MIASVSGTVLTRRPDHVVVDCAGVGYRVFVSLTTFCELPECGHPVTLFIHTIVRDDHIHLHGFLSEAEWQAFGNLVTVSGIGPKVAQAILSGIPPVELYKAIRAGDAARLTAIPGVGKKTAARLVVELEGRLPKDTGQGEAAEASAEPLGQDAVSALMNLGYPEAKAKKAVDRAIKGSEAGMGLEGIIKSALKAVVG; encoded by the coding sequence ATGATCGCCTCGGTCAGCGGCACCGTGCTCACCCGCCGTCCGGACCACGTGGTGGTGGACTGCGCCGGGGTGGGCTACCGGGTGTTCGTTAGCCTCACCACCTTCTGCGAGCTGCCCGAGTGCGGCCACCCGGTCACCCTGTTCATCCACACCATCGTGCGCGACGACCACATCCATCTGCACGGCTTTCTGAGCGAGGCGGAGTGGCAGGCCTTCGGCAACCTCGTCACCGTCAGCGGCATCGGCCCCAAGGTGGCCCAGGCCATCCTGAGCGGCATACCCCCGGTCGAGCTGTACAAGGCCATTCGGGCGGGCGACGCCGCCCGGCTCACCGCCATCCCCGGCGTGGGCAAGAAAACCGCCGCCCGCCTGGTGGTGGAGCTTGAAGGCCGCCTGCCCAAGGATACGGGCCAGGGCGAGGCCGCCGAGGCCTCGGCCGAGCCGCTGGGCCAAGACGCGGTGAGCGCCCTGATGAACCTGGGCTATCCCGAGGCCAAGGCCAAAAAGGCGGTGGATCGGGCCATCAAGGGTTCCGAGGCGGGGATGGGCCTGGAGGGGATCATCAAATCAGCGCTCAAGGCCGTGGTGGGCTAA
- a CDS encoding cation:proton antiporter, producing the protein MYENLAIMAVFIFIYSAVAGAVEKRPMSGPIVFLVFGVVAGPHVLGIMQTSITADILRKFAELSLALVLFTDASTADMTTLRRSRGLPERMLLIGLPLTIVLGFLLGLVFFPGLPLLEVALIAVMLAPTDAALGKGIFANPKVPVRIREALNVESGLNDGICVPILYLFLALALSTEAHEAPMGLALELLAREIGIGLVVGLGATALGVLLLKVSFHRHWVQEFWLPVPVVALAFACYALAQSLEGSGFIACFVGGLLFDIMVKGGKSQVLEAAEGLGNTLALITWVIFGFAVVGEVVTSLSWSIVVYSLLSLTLIRILPVYLSLAGTGESVYGKLFMGWFGPRGLASIVFIIMVWQKNLPGSRIMAVTVACTVILSVIAHGLSANPMAKLFGRFKIE; encoded by the coding sequence ATGTACGAAAACCTCGCCATAATGGCCGTGTTCATCTTTATCTACAGCGCCGTGGCCGGAGCGGTGGAGAAAAGGCCCATGAGCGGGCCCATCGTCTTCCTGGTCTTCGGAGTGGTGGCCGGGCCCCACGTCCTGGGGATCATGCAAACCTCGATCACCGCCGACATCCTGCGCAAGTTCGCCGAGTTGTCCCTGGCTCTGGTCCTGTTCACCGACGCCTCCACCGCCGACATGACCACCTTGCGGCGCAGCCGAGGCCTTCCCGAGCGCATGCTCTTGATCGGCCTGCCCCTGACCATCGTGCTGGGCTTTTTGCTGGGCCTCGTGTTCTTCCCCGGCCTGCCCTTGTTGGAGGTGGCCCTCATCGCGGTGATGCTGGCCCCCACCGACGCGGCCCTGGGCAAGGGCATCTTCGCCAACCCCAAGGTGCCCGTGCGCATCCGCGAGGCCCTCAACGTGGAGAGCGGGCTCAACGACGGCATCTGCGTGCCCATCCTCTACCTGTTCCTGGCCCTGGCCCTGAGCACCGAGGCCCACGAGGCGCCCATGGGCCTGGCTCTGGAGCTATTGGCCCGCGAGATCGGCATCGGACTGGTGGTGGGCCTGGGGGCCACCGCCCTGGGGGTGTTGCTGCTCAAGGTAAGCTTCCACCGCCACTGGGTGCAGGAGTTCTGGCTGCCGGTGCCGGTGGTGGCCCTGGCCTTCGCCTGCTACGCCCTGGCCCAGAGCCTGGAGGGCAGCGGCTTCATCGCCTGCTTCGTGGGCGGTTTGCTTTTCGACATAATGGTCAAGGGCGGCAAAAGCCAGGTGCTGGAGGCGGCGGAGGGGCTGGGCAACACCCTGGCCCTGATCACCTGGGTGATCTTCGGCTTTGCCGTGGTGGGCGAGGTGGTGACCAGCCTTAGCTGGTCCATAGTGGTCTATTCCCTGCTCAGCCTCACGCTTATCCGCATCCTGCCGGTGTACCTGTCCCTGGCCGGCACCGGGGAAAGCGTCTACGGCAAGCTGTTCATGGGCTGGTTCGGCCCCCGGGGCCTGGCCAGCATCGTGTTCATTATCATGGTGTGGCAGAAGAACCTGCCCGGCAGCCGGATCATGGCCGTGACCGTGGCCTGCACGGTGATCCTGAGCGTCATCGCCCACGGGCTGAGCGCCAACCCCATGGCCAAGCTCTTCGGCCGTTTCAAGATAGAGTGA
- a CDS encoding Mrp/NBP35 family ATP-binding protein, translating to MSQATSAPPPGPEPGIDPLDQRLTRNLADIRHKLVVMSGKGGVGKSTVAAELAVGLSLAGYRVGLLDVDLHGPSIPRMLGIAGHAEVLTDEQLIKPVIIDEGLKVISVELLMPDKEASVIWRGPMKIGVIRQLMGDVTWGALDFLIIDAPPGTGDEPLTVAQNVEGAKVVLVTTPQEIALADLRKSLDFCRQLDLPVLGLVENMAGLVCPHCGGQVDFLGQGGGQDTAARSGLKFLGRLPWDPKLMAAADAGRLVSLLRRDWGEDAPYRGVVQEALDMLGERKA from the coding sequence ATGAGCCAAGCTACCTCAGCCCCGCCTCCGGGTCCGGAACCTGGAATAGATCCTCTGGATCAACGCCTCACCCGAAACCTCGCCGACATCAGGCACAAATTGGTGGTAATGAGCGGCAAGGGCGGTGTGGGCAAGTCCACCGTGGCCGCCGAGTTGGCCGTGGGCCTGTCCCTGGCCGGCTACCGGGTGGGCCTGTTGGATGTGGACTTGCACGGGCCTTCCATTCCGCGCATGCTGGGCATAGCGGGCCACGCCGAAGTCCTGACGGACGAGCAACTCATCAAACCGGTGATCATCGACGAGGGCCTTAAGGTCATCAGCGTGGAACTGTTGATGCCCGACAAGGAGGCCTCGGTCATCTGGCGGGGCCCCATGAAGATCGGGGTGATCCGCCAGCTCATGGGCGACGTTACCTGGGGAGCCCTTGACTTTTTGATCATCGACGCCCCTCCGGGCACCGGCGACGAGCCCCTGACCGTGGCCCAAAACGTGGAAGGGGCCAAGGTGGTGCTGGTCACCACCCCCCAAGAGATAGCCCTGGCCGATCTGCGCAAGTCCCTGGACTTTTGCCGCCAGCTGGACTTGCCCGTCCTGGGGCTGGTGGAAAACATGGCCGGGCTGGTCTGCCCCCATTGCGGCGGCCAGGTGGATTTCCTGGGCCAGGGCGGGGGGCAGGACACCGCCGCCCGCTCCGGTCTCAAGTTCCTGGGCCGCCTGCCCTGGGACCCCAAGTTGATGGCCGCCGCCGACGCCGGGCGCCTGGTAAGCCTCCTGCGGCGCGACTGGGGCGAAGACGCGCCGTACCGGGGGGTGGTCCAGGAGGCCCTGGACATGTTGGGCGAGAGGAAGGCCTGA